The genomic interval GATAATTGTAATATTAGTGGCAAGAAAACTTTGGGACTCTTTTGAACTGAGATGTTCGATGACAATGTGCATTTTGAAATTCGGGCCTAAGAACAGTCGATCAGATGGCATCTCTCACTGCCTGTGTGACtgcctgtgtgactgtgtgtgtgtttctcgtgCAGCTACTTCCTGTGCTACGAGGACGTCCCTGAGGAGCCTGCTGAGGTGGGCGATGGAGAGGGTAAAGGGGAGACGGTTGCTATAGGCAATATGGTCAAGATGTGGTCAATCGGTCAGTGGATTCAAACGTATCCTGACCCCGTGAGCGATGACATCTACGACTGGTACAAGGTCACACTCAGATCGCTTCACAACACTCTTTCATCTTTGACTTGTTTAAAGAATACTTAAGAGTAAGTACCATGTTAATATAGCTCACacggtgtgtgtgcctgcgtgtgtgtttgtgcatctcTATGCGCGTGTGTTCGTGTTCGTTCCAGGGTGCTGTGCTGGGTTCCGCAGGCTAGGTACCACAGGCTGTTGTGTCTGGGAGGAGAGGAGCCCTCTGCTGGCAACGCTACTGACTGCCTGCTGGGGGCGTCGTTTTCTCAACAGAGCCCAGTGGAAGGCCCCAGTCGTGAAACAACATAACAGAGACAAGCCACTGTTCTAGTACTGCCTTTGGCCATAACATGTTCTCAATGATTTAAAGGATTTAACATGACTTATTGTTAGCTTTACATTGTGTTATGTTCGGCTAATGTTTTCAAATCTAAGTAACTATTGGGAAGGACTTGAAGGACTGAACACTGACATAGCTCTGGTTCCTACTAGCCAGTCATCCATGACAAATGTTTTCCTTGTGGTTCCTTACTTACTGTATAAAAACAAATATCATTTATAAAAACAGCAAGTTTTATTACCAGTTCCCTACCAGCTAGTGATAGATTTGAACTGTATCTGATGTTGTCTATTCATATTCAAGGTTTTATTTAGCATGTGTTACTGTATTGTGTCGTTGTTGGAAATCATTTTGTATGATAAGAATAAAACTATTGACCTGTCATTCATTTGCATGGGAGTGTTATTTTGTGAAAGAAAACAATTTATTGAAAAGAAATGATTGTGTTTCATAAATATTTAAAACATGTGGTCTCAGTACTGTACTTACATTGTAAATGATTTGTTTGTAAACAGTGGAGTAATACAACATTACATTTTGCCATATGGTTAAGATTGAATTTATTGATAATATTTCACGTTTGCAGTGCTGTTCTATCACGCAAAATAGCCCACTGTGACAACTAGGTATTTCAGAATGGAGACCCTTCTGTTCCAGAACAATTTCTAGCGCTGTCCTTGCCGCAGGTATTTTTTTGCTCACTTGAACCATTTAGTTGTGACATCACAATGTCTTATGTTTGCCAAAGATTCTAAAGTTCTAAATTTGAGCATTCTATACTTCTATATTTATACACATGTATTCTGAATTCAGACTGCTATAATACCCCACTCGTGTTGGTTGCATTGCTCGATTGTTTAGTTCTTATTTAGGATTTAGTTCTAGTACAGTTTTGAAGTTTTAGTTCAGTTTTCTATAAATAAATATTTTCTAGCTTACTGGTCTCCTTTGGATAACTTGGAGCAAATATGGATGACTCTACATCCATCCAAGGGTCTTCTTGGGTCGATTGTTACCTTGATGAGCAGGTAAGTTTGCCATTAAGTATACAATAGTTCTCATGTGTTTAAGCATCTACTTTGATGTTGTCCTTTAGTATTTAATATGTTTTGGGCCGAACACATCCATGATAAATCTGATATCCTGAACAAAATGACACTGTCATGGCCATAAAATGTCCTGTGTGATTCCAATGCTAATATTAAACTCCTACTGTGTGTACAGATGCTGAAGGTGAAGGGTCACCAGAGACTCCATGAGATTGAGCAGGAAGTTCATAGAGAGCTGAGCGTGTCACCAAGCCAATGTCACCAGTCTCCAGGAGAGGTATACTCCTACTTTTCCATTCCCTAAATTATAGTACACCATTGCTATCACCCACATAGACTGTTTATTTACCTATTATTGCACATTTAGTTCACAAAGGAACAGTTTGAACTAATGTCTTCTTCCATCTGAAGGTAACCATGGAGGGgcagcagctcctgactgacaaGGCCAAGCCATCGGTTCCTTCCCATGAGCCTCTTGGTTCTGCAGCTCTGATGAGTGGCGACACGGCAGATATTCTCTCAGAGAAACAGGCCCAACCTGAGATCAGGTCAGATGAGATGCTCCAGGTGGAGTTCC from Salvelinus alpinus chromosome 2, SLU_Salpinus.1, whole genome shotgun sequence carries:
- the LOC139568563 gene encoding UPF0575 protein C19orf67 homolog, producing MRWNVERPRESLQQETDGEMEGHPEEDKPVAGKERATNTEYYFLCYEDVPEEPAEVGDGEGKGETVAIGNMVKMWSIGQWIQTYPDPVSDDIYDWVLCWVPQARYHRLLCLGGEEPSAGNATDCLLGASFSQQSPVEGPSRETT